ATAGCCTGGAACCAGATTACCAAGCAGATCACGCGCCTCGATCGTCAACACAAGATTTGGTTGGCCTGCTAACGCCACAGTTGGTGAGATACTCGCGTGCAGGAATACTTCTGCAACCGTAACCAGATTAGAGGTTGCACGGCGCAACGGTGCAGCCCGATCAATCACGGTGATCGAATGCTCCCCAGCGGTCGTAAAACCCCAATTTGCGAAGACTTTCCGGCCAGCATCAGCGGCAGTAAATGTATAATCGGCCACGCCTTGCAAAGGGCTTTGATATAACCCTAGAACACCTGTACTTGGATTGATATCAAGTGAACCGCGATACGTTGGAACTAAAGTGCCACTCATTGTGCGGGCTTCAACTATCAGGCTTAATGATTGATCGCTTGCATAAGCAGCAGTGGTCTCAAACAGAGCATGGAGCACAACTTCTTGGACATCAACGCTATTAGTGGTTGAAAAACGACTGTTATCAGCCCGATCAATCACGATTATTGATTGCTGACCAGCAGTTGCAAAGCCCCAATTTGCGAAAACTTTTCGGCCAGCATCAGCAGCAGTAAACGTATAATCAGGCACGCCTTGCAAGGGGCTTTGATATAACCCTAAAACGCTGGTGCTTGGATTGATGTCAATTGAACCGCGATAATCGAGGTCAAGCTCACCATGAATCGTTCGAGCTTCAATGACCAATATCAATGATTGATCACCTGCATGAGCCGTTGATTGGCTGATACTTGCATGGAGACTTGTGGTTGTGCTAGTGCTTTGAGGGTCTGATTGGTGAGGAGCAACTGGTGTGGCAGCCGCAGGGATCGCCATTCCAAAGCCAAGGATTCCGATCATGAGCAAGCCTAAAAGCCGACCGAACCGACGAAGGTCAAGCCTATCCATCACACGACACATCCTTTGATCTTGAAGATCACACTAAAAAGGCTGATTACCCGAGGCGTATCCAATGAGGACTAGATTGAAGATGGGATGTTGCCGAGGTATACGCCCTACCTAGAGAGATGTTTCAAGAAAATTAATCAATATACTTAACAATCGTAACTATCATTTGAGTGTACATAAATCTGCTTGACATATCGATACTCTAGTGCTATTGTAGCGCCGACATAACGGCTTTAAGTAAAATTTAACTTCTTTTTGCATCAGCCACGCATCCTTCAATCTAGGCAACTGATGCCCAACCCTACTGAATTGCTCCACGCAGAGAGTTCAAAAACCAGGCTGTTATGCCAAACATCCTCAATTTGGCTCACGTTAATGTAGGAGGTGTATGGGTTTTCGCTTGGAAGGATATCCCCGTTAATTTCCTCATGGTATGTTCGCTGTCTAGGGCACACACAATTTGGGTTGAATTTGTTGTTGCAATGAAGGAGCAACACGATGTCAAACACACCCATGCCATCACAGCATTCCACCGTTGTATCGCAATCCACAATTTGGAAGGTTATCATTGCATCGGCTTTGGGTACCATGATTGAATGGTACGATTTCTACATTTTTGGCAGCCTGGCTGCGGTCATTGCGACAAATTTCTATCAGTCGGGCAACGAAACGGCGGCCTTACTGGAAACCTTTGCCACCTTTGGAGCGGGCTTCGCGGCGCGACCGTTCGGAGCACTGGTGTTTGGGCGGATTGGCGATATCGTTGGGCGCAAATATGCCTTTTTGGTCACGTTGTTGATCATGGGCGGCGCAACCACAGTAATTGGGATTTTGCCCACCTATGCCTCAATTGGCATTCTCGCCCCGATCATTTTAGTGATTATTCGGATCATCCAAGGTTTGGCGCTTGGTGGTGAATATGGCGGTGCGGCGGTTTATGTCGCTGAACATGTTCCCGACCATAAGCGCGGTTTTTACACCAGTTTTATTCAAATTACTGCCACCCTGGGCTTATTTGTCTCGTTGTTGGTAATTTTGATTGTGCGCACCTCGATGAGCAAGGAAGCCTTTGATAGCTGGGGCTGGCGGATTCCCTTCTTGCTCTCAATCGTCTTGGTTGGCGTTTCAGTCTACATTCGCTCGAAGATGAGTGAATCGCCGTTGTTTACCAAACTCAAACATGCGGGCAAAACCTCGAAAGCTCCGCTCAAAGATAGCTTTGGTAATCGGCGTAATTGGAAGGTGATTTTGACGGTATTATTTGGAGCCGCTGCTGGCCAAGCAGTAATCTGGTATACCGCTCAATTTTACGTGAACTCGTGGCTCAAAACTCAAGCCAAAGTGCCAGCCAATACTGTTGATACGATCGTAGCAATTGCTTTGTTTTTAGGTATGCCGTTTTTTGTGGTCATGGGAGCGCTTTCAGATAAATGGGGGCGCAAAACGGTGATGATGGCAGGCAACTTAATCGGTGCAATTGCGATTTATCCCGCCTTTATGGCTTTGAAAGCGGCGGCTGGCCCAATTACCCCAGCAGTGCTTGATGCGAGTGGAAAGGTTATCACGCCTGCGGTCGCCAACAATCCTAACACCGTTTTGCTCACGTTGATCATTTTTGGGTTGGTGTTATGTGTCTGTATGGTGTATGGCCCGATTGCGGCCTTTTTGGTGGAATCGTTTCCTGCCAAAATTCGCTATACCTCGATTTCGCTGCCCTATCACGTTGGCAACGGCTATTTTGGTGGTTGGTTGCCCTTTATCGCCACGGCAGTGGTCAGCAGCACTGGCAATATCTATGCAGGTCTGTGGTTCCCGATCGCAATCGCCTTGTTGACCTTTGTGGTTGGCATGGTTTTGCTCAAAGAAACCAAGGATAATTCGCTGCACGACGAAGCGAGTGATAACCCAATGTCCACTGAAATGGACTTAATTGCTCAGTCGTAATTAACATAGAGTTCAATGTGATCGATGGCTCACCCTTGGATGCATGACAAGCAGCAAAAGCACGTTACAATATGAGCAAGAGCAAATGCTGCTCGTTGCGTTATCCAAGGGGTTTTCATGGATACAATTACACTCTTTGAAGCGCCCAAAGCTGCGCCGGTGGCCCCGCGCCGCCCAGCATGGCTGAAAGCTCGCGCTCCGATAGGGGAAAACTACGAGGATGTGCATGGCCTCATGCGCGAACTCGATTTGCATACGGTCTGCGAAGAAGCCCATTGCCCCAATATCGGCGAATGTTGGAATCATCGCACAGCGACTTTTCTATTACTTGGCGATACCTGTACTCGTGGTTGTCGCTACTGCGCGATTGGCAAAGGCAAGCCCAAACCAATCGATGAACAAGAGCCACAGCGAATTGCGGCTGCGGTTGCGCATCTCAAACTTAAACATGTGGTGCTGACCTCGGTCAATCGCGATGATCAAGCTGATGGCGGCGCACATATTTTTGCCGAATCGATCAATTTAATTCGTCAGCAATTGCCCGAATGTAAAATCGAGGTGCTGATTCCCGATTTTGATGGCAATTGGGATGCCTTGCGAATTGTGATGGATGCGCGGCCTGACGTGTTGAATCACAATATCGAAACTGTACCGCGTTTGTTTCGCAAGTTCCGCCCGCGGGCCAACTTCTATCAAAGCCTCGAATTGTTACGCTTGGCGCGCGACCTTCAGCCTAGCATCGTGACCAAAAGTGGCTTGATGGTTGGGGCTGGCGAAACTGATGAAGAAGTGCTGACCGTGATGGATGCACTGCGGCGCTCCGATGTTGACGTAATGACGATTGGCCAATATCTCTCGCCATCTGGCGACCATTGGCCGATCGACCGTTATGTACCACCCGAAACCTTTACTTGGTTCCGTGAGCAAGGCTTAGCCCGTGGCTTCCGCCACGTCGAATCTGGCCCGATGGTACGCTCGTCGTATCACGCCCACGAACACGTCGCAGGTTTGTAAGCGATAGGGATCAGGGGTTGGGGATCAGGGATCAGTTAAATTAACTGACTACTGAATTCTGACCTCTGGCCCCTGAATCCTGACCCCTACCACCCTCTGCGTTAAACTTGCTCTATGCTCTTTGTTCTATGTTCTTTCCTCCCTCATAATTCATACTTTAGTCCTTTGACGGCTGACTTTTAAGTATGGTACAATCGGGTCACAGGCGTTGACGGAGCCGAGTAGTTGGGC
This sequence is a window from Herpetosiphon gulosus. Protein-coding genes within it:
- a CDS encoding MFS transporter; translated protein: MSNTPMPSQHSTVVSQSTIWKVIIASALGTMIEWYDFYIFGSLAAVIATNFYQSGNETAALLETFATFGAGFAARPFGALVFGRIGDIVGRKYAFLVTLLIMGGATTVIGILPTYASIGILAPIILVIIRIIQGLALGGEYGGAAVYVAEHVPDHKRGFYTSFIQITATLGLFVSLLVILIVRTSMSKEAFDSWGWRIPFLLSIVLVGVSVYIRSKMSESPLFTKLKHAGKTSKAPLKDSFGNRRNWKVILTVLFGAAAGQAVIWYTAQFYVNSWLKTQAKVPANTVDTIVAIALFLGMPFFVVMGALSDKWGRKTVMMAGNLIGAIAIYPAFMALKAAAGPITPAVLDASGKVITPAVANNPNTVLLTLIIFGLVLCVCMVYGPIAAFLVESFPAKIRYTSISLPYHVGNGYFGGWLPFIATAVVSSTGNIYAGLWFPIAIALLTFVVGMVLLKETKDNSLHDEASDNPMSTEMDLIAQS
- the lipA gene encoding lipoyl synthase; the encoded protein is MDTITLFEAPKAAPVAPRRPAWLKARAPIGENYEDVHGLMRELDLHTVCEEAHCPNIGECWNHRTATFLLLGDTCTRGCRYCAIGKGKPKPIDEQEPQRIAAAVAHLKLKHVVLTSVNRDDQADGGAHIFAESINLIRQQLPECKIEVLIPDFDGNWDALRIVMDARPDVLNHNIETVPRLFRKFRPRANFYQSLELLRLARDLQPSIVTKSGLMVGAGETDEEVLTVMDALRRSDVDVMTIGQYLSPSGDHWPIDRYVPPETFTWFREQGLARGFRHVESGPMVRSSYHAHEHVAGL